The Janthinobacterium tructae genome contains the following window.
TATGCACTACTTAAATGTTTAAATGGGTAGGTCGGCCAGCGGATGCTGTGTCCACGGCGCGGCAAAATATTCGTCCAGATACGCCGAACTTACGTCGGCCAGGCTGGCCGGCTGCCATTGCGGTGCATTGTCCTTGTCTATCAGCAAGGCGCGCACGCCTTCGCTGAAGTCCGCGTGGGCGCAGCATTGCACGGCAACAATGAGTTCCAGCTGGAACACTTGCGCCAGACTCATGTGAAGAGTGCGTTCGCGCATGGCCCACACCAGGGCGGCCGAGCTGGGCGCACCCTTGCCCAGTGTATGGGCCGCCTTTTGCAGCCAGGCCGAGTCGCCGTCATAGGCGGCAATGGCGGCCACCACTTCGGGCAAGGTGGGCGCTTGCGTCAGCGCGGCGATGGCGTCGAAGTTGGCGCGCACTTCGGAGACGGGCAGCATGGGCGTGGGCGCCGAGAAGCCGCGCAGCAAACGGCTCAGCTGCTGGTGGTTCGCCAGCGGGCTGGCTTGCCATTGCGCCAGCGCCAGCGCGTCGAGCACCATGGCGCGCTCTTCCTGGCGCAGGAAATAATCACCGAGGCCCGCAAACAGGGCATCGGCCGCGTTCATCGGTGCGCCCGTCAAGCCCAGGAACAGGCCGCTGCGTCCCGGCATGCGGCCCAGGAACCAGCTGCCGCCCACGTCGGGGAACAGGCCAATCGTGATTTCCGGCATGGCGATGCGCGTGCTTTCCGTCACCACGCGATGGCTGGCGCCCGCCATCAGGCCCAGACCGCCACCCATGACGATGCCGCCGCCCCACACCAGCAGCGGCTTTGCATACGTATGAATGCGGTGGTCGAGCCGGTATTCCTCGGCAAAGAAGGCCAGCGCCTGCGGGTTCGGTACGACGCCCGGCTGCTCGACCACGGCCGAACGCAAGCTGCGCACGTCGCCGCCGGCACAGAAGGCCTTGTCGGTCGACGACTGCAGCACCACGCAGGCGATGGCGTCGTCAGCGGCCCAGCGCACCAGGGCGCCATCGATGGCGCGGATCATGTCCAGGGTCAAGGCATGCAGCGACTTTGGCGCGTCGAGCGTGATGACGCCCAGCTTCATGCCGCCGGGACAGTCGCGTTCTTCCAGTTTCACTGTTTCAAGCAAGGTTTCAGCCACAGTAGTTTCAGCCATTCTTCCACTCCGCCGGACGTTTTTCCAGGAACGCCTGCACGCCCTCTTTCTGGTCTTGCGTATCAAACAAGCCGAGGAACAGGGTGCGCTCATCGGGCAGGGAATTGACCAGCGGATGGCTGCGCGCGCCCTGGATCAGGGTCTTGCACGCCGTCACGCTGCTGGGGCTCTGGCGCGCCACCTTGGCGGCCAGCGCCAGCGCCGTGGCGGCAGCCTTGCCGGTTGGCACGACTTCCTCGACCAGGCCGATGGCCAGGGCCTTGGCCGCGTCGACGCGCTCGCCGCACAAAATCATGCGCTTGGCCCAGCCTTCGCCCACCAGCCACGGCAAGTGCTGTGTGCCGCCCGCGCACGGCAGCAGGCCGACGGACGCTTCCGGCAAGGCCATCTGCGCATGTTCTTCGGCGATGCGGATGTCGCAAGCGAGCGCGCATTCGAGTCCGCCGCCCATGGCATAGCCATTGATGGCGGCGATGCTGACGCCGCGAAACGCGGACAGCGCCTCGAACGCCTCGCCAAACGCGGCGGCCATGGCAAACGCCGTGTCCTTGTTGCCGTCGGCAAACACTTTCAGATCGGCACCCGCCGAGAAGAACTTGGCGCCGCCGCCCGTGATCACGAGAGCGTACACGTCCGGATCGGCATTCAGGTCGGCCACCAGTTGCGTCAGCGCGTTCAGGCTGGCCAGGGTCCACGTGTGGGCGGGCGGGTTGTCGAGGGTCACCAGGGCCGTGTGGCCACGGCGTTCCAGCAACAGATTGGTATACACTTTAGTCATCGTAAGGTCTCCGTGGCGCCATCTTTCAAAATCGCTCGCGCGACGATCAGGCGCATGATTTCATTCGTTCCTTCCAGGATTTGATGCACGCGCGTGTCGCGCACGTGGCGCTCAAGCGGGTATTCGCGGATGTAGCCGTAGCCGCCGTGCAATTGCAGCGCATCGTTGGCGACATTAAAACCCACATCCGTGGCGAAACGTTTGGCCATGGCGCAATACGCGGTGGCGTCCGGGCTTTCCTGGTCCAGTTTCCAGGCCGCCAGGCGTACCATCTGGCGCGCCGCCACCAGTTCCGTCAGCATATCGGCCAGCTTGAATTGCAAGGCCTGGAACTGCGCCAGTTCGCGGCCGAACTGCGTGCGCTCCTTCATGTACGCCTGCGCGCGCGTCAGGGCCGCCTGCGCCGTGCCCACCGAGCACACGGCGATGTTGATGCGCCCGCCATCGATGCCCTTCATGGCAATGGCAAAGCCTTCGCCTTCCGCGCCCAACAAGTTGCCAACAGGCACTTTCACCTGGTCGAAACTGATGATGCGCGTGGGCTGGCTGTTCCAGCCCATCTTTTCTTCTTTCTTGCCATACACGATGCCGGGCAAGTTCGCCGGCACGGCAAACGCGGAAATGCCGGCCGCGCCCTCGCCGCCAGTTCTCGCCATGACGATCAGCATGTCCGTCTGGCCCGCGCCGGAGATAAACGCTTTCGTACCGTCGAGCACATAAAAGTCGCCATCCCTGACGGCCTTGGTGCGCAAGGAGGCCGCGTCGGAACCCGACTGAGGTTCCGTCAGGCAATAGCTGGCCAGCTTCTGGCCAGCGGCCAGGGCCGGCACCCACTCGTCGCACAGGGTTTCCTGGCCCCAGCGCGACAGCATCCAGGTAGCCATGTTGTGGATGGTGATGTAAGCCGTGGTCGAGGTGCAGCCGCCCGCCAGCTCCTCGAAGACGATGGCCGCATCCTGGCGCGACAGGCCCAGGCCGCCCCAGCGCTGCGGCGTGTACAGGCCGCAAAAGCCCATCTCGCCTGCCTTGGCAATCGTTTCCACGGGGAAGATCGATTCCGCATCCCAATGGGCCGCGTGCGGCGCCAGTTCGCCTTCGGCAAACGCGCGCGCCGCCTGCTGGAACTCGCGCTGCTCGTCGCTCAGTTCAAAGTCCATGCCAGCTCCTTACTTGAGGCTGATGGTGGTGTTGACCTTGCCCACCGAGGCCGCATCCGTGAACCAGCGCTGGGTAATCGTCTGCGTCTGCGTGTAGAACAGCACGACTTGCTTGCCGAACGGACCCAGGTCGCCCAGCTTGGAGCCGCGCGACCCCGTAAAGCTGAACAGGGGAACGGGCACGGGGATGGGCACGTTGATGCCGACCTGGCCCACGTCGATTTCTTCCTGGAAATAGCGCGCGGCCGCGCCGCTTTGCGTGAACAGCGCCGTGCCGTTGCCGTTCGGATTCGCGTTCACCAGGGCAATCGCTTCGTCGAGCGTGTCGACTTCGACGACGATCAATACCGGGCCAAAGATTTCCTGGTCATACACGACCATGCCGGGTTTCACGCCGGAGAGAATCGTCGGGCCGACGAAGTTACCGTTCGGATAGCCATCAACCTTGACGTCGCGCCCGTCAAGGGTCAGGACGGCGCCCTGTTCGATGCCCTTGGCGACCAAACTGTGCACGCGTTCCTTCGCCGCGCACGAGATGACGGGACCGAGGTCCGGATTGTCCTTGCCCGCACCGACCGTCAGGGTTTGCGCCTTGGCAGACAGTTCCGGCAGCCACTCGCGCGCTGCGCCCACCAGCACGGCCACGGAGGCGGCCATGCAGCGCTGGCCGGCCGCGCCGAAACCTGCGCCCAGCAGCTGGTTCAGGGTCTGTTCTTTATTGGCGTCCGGCAAGACGACAGCATGGTTCTTGGCGCCCATCATGCATTGCGCGCGCTTGCCGTTCAGGCTGGCGCGCTGGTACACATGCGTGCCCACTTTGCTCGATCCCACGAACGAGATCGCCTTGATATCCGGATGGTCGCACAGGGCGTTGACCACGTCTTCGCCGCCGTGAATGACGTTCAGCACGCCGGCCGGAATGCCCGCCTGCAAGGCCAGGCGCACGAGTTTTTCCGTCACCAGCGGGTCTTGCTCCGATGGCTTCAGCACGAAGGTATTGCCGCAGGCAATTGCCATCGGGAACATCCACAGGGGGATCATGGCGGGGAAGTTGAACGGGGTAATGCCGGCGCACACGCCCAGCGGCTGCATCACGCTGTAGGTATCGACGCCACCGGCCACGTTTTGCGCGTATTCGCCCATCTGCAGGGTGCCGATATTGGCGGCATGCTCGACCACTTCCAGGCCGCGGAACACATCGCCTTCCGCGTCGAGCAGGGTCTTGCCCTGTTCCATCGTCAAGGTGGCGGCCAGGTCGGCCATGTTTTCGCGGATCAGTTGCTGCAATTTGAGGAAAATGCGTGCACGGGCGCCGATCGGCGTCTTGCGCCAGGTTTTGAAGGCGCGCTGGGCCGAGGCGATGGCGGCGTTGACTTCGTCCGGCGTGGCAAACGGCACACGCGCCAGCACTTCCTGTGTGGCCGGGTTGACGACATCGCGCCAGACGGTGGTTTGGGATTCAACCCACTCGCCGTTGATCAACAGTGGAACGGTCGGAATAGTAGTTTGCGTGGTCACTCGGTGTCTCCTGGTGTGGGTATAGGTCTGTTTGCATTATTCGCACAATCGCCGCCGCAAACAAGGCGTGAAAATGCGAGATAATGCAAAGCTGAATCTGTTAATCTGCAAATATTGTAAATTTGCAGATTCCACAAACCGGGGAAGAGGAAGCGCGATGGCAAAGGTTTTCATGGGCGTGCGCCTGCAGCGGCTGCGCGAAGAACGGCGCATGACGCAGGTGGCGCTGGCCAAGTCCCTGGGCATCTCGCCCAGCTATCTGAACCAGATGGAGCGCAACCAGCGCCCGCTGACGGTGCCGATTCTGTTGCGCATCGGCACGGTACTGGGGGTCGATCCGCAAATTTTCTCCGAACACGACAGCGCCAGCCTGGTGGCCGACGTGCGCGACGTGTTCGGCGAATTACCCGACGCGCCGCCCACCTCGATGGCCGAACTCAAAATGCTGGTGGAAAACATGCCGGAACTGGCCCGTTCCATCCTGCTGCTGCAGCGGCGCTACCGCGTGATGGCGGAACGGGCTGACACGTTGGCCGCGCGCCTCGACGACGGCAGCCGCGGCGCCAGCTCGGCGGCGCCCTCCACGGACGAGGAAGTGCGCGAATATCTGAACCGGCGGCAAAACTATATCGATGAACTGGACCGGGCGGCGGAGCTGGTGGCCGGCGAACTCGATCCGCAGCTGCGCGCGCTCGACGCGCTGCAAAGCCGCTTGCTGGAGCGCCACGGCATCCAGGTGCAACTGTCCGATGGCGACGCGGGCATGGTGCGCAAACACCGCTTTGACGCCCAGCAACACATCCTGTGGCTGCCCGACACCTTGACGGGCGGCCAGCGCGCCTTCCAGATGGCGGCGCAAATCAGCCTGCTCGAACACAGCGAGCTGATCGACGCGCTGGTGCTGGCGGCGGGACTCTCCGGCGCGGCGGCGCAAACGAGCGCGCGCCTGGCATTCTCGAATTACTTTGCCGGCGCCCTGCTGATGCCCTACCAGCGCTTTTTGCAGGCGGCGGAAACGCGCGCCTACGATATCGAACGCCTGGCGCACCAGTTCGGCGTGGGTTTCGAAGCCGTGTGCCACCGTTTGAGCACCATGCAGCGCCCCGAGGCGGCGGGATTGCCCTTCTTCTTCGTGCGCGTCGACCGCGCGGGCAATGTCTCAAAGCGCCAGTCGGCCACGGACTTTCACTTTTCGCGGGTGGGCGGCACCTGCCCGCTGTGGATCGTCTACGACGCCTTCAGCCATCCGGGCCAGGTACTCACGCAAGTGGCCAGCATGCCGGACGGCTGCACATACTTATGGATCGCGCGCCAGGTGAGTACGGCCTCGCCAGGCTTCCGCGCGCCGGGCAAGACCTTTGCCGTGGCGCTGGGCTGCGACATCTCGCAGGCGCACCGGCTGATTTACTCGAAGGGGCTCGATTTGCACGACCCTTCCAGCGCCACACCCATCGGCACGGGCTGCAAGGTGTGCGAGCGCCAAAGCTGTCCGCAGCGGGCGTTTCCCTCGCTGCTGGCGCCACCACCGGCATCAGCCTGATTTACTCGGCGACTCTTGCGCGCAGCGCGTCGAATTCACGCGCGAACTCCACGCGCCAGTCGCGTCGCGTGGACTCGGCTATCCAGGCCGTATCGAGGCCATTCAACATGAAGCCGCGCATGTCATCGAGGCCGAAACCGAATTCACGCATCATCATCCAGGCGCCTGTCGGCGTCACATGGTGCAGGGTCGGGTCGTCCGTGTTCGGATGCAGTTTCAGGCCCAGCTTGGCCATGGCGCGGATCGGGTGATCGAGCGCCCAGCGTTCGGGCGCCAGCGTGCGCAGATAATACGAATTGGTCGGCACGACCGTAAACACCAGGCCACGCTGCACGCAGCGCTGCGCCAGTTCCGGGTTGTCGACAATCGTGTAGCCATGGTCGACCCGGTCCACCTGCAGCTGCTCGATGGCCGTCGCCACGTTCATCCACGGCATGCCGAATTCACCCGCATGCGCCGTGCATTTGAAGCCCGCCTCGCGCGCGGCGCGGTAGGCTTCGATGAAGAGTTCCGGCGGGCGGTCGTTTTCGCGGTAGTCGATGCCGATGCCGATCACTTCCGGCGCGCGGTGCGCCTTCATCCATTCCACCATCTGCACGGCTTCGGCGGGAGCGGCTTCGCGGTCGATGCTGGGGATCAGACGGCCGATCACGCCAAAATCACGCTGCGCGTCGCGGATGGCGGCCACGATGGCGTCTTGCGCCGCGTCATAGCGGATGCCCGACACGCGCACGGTGCCGGTCGGGTTCCAGAAGAACTCCGCGTAGCGCACGCCATGGCCATGCACGTCTTCCAGGTATTCGTAGGCGAGGCAATACAGGTCGGTCGGCGAAACGATCAGGTGCGCGTCGAGCGCGCGCAGCACGCGCAGCACACCCACCGGTTTGTCGCCGCGCGTATAGAACGCGTCGATTTCCTCGGGGCTGACGACATTGCCCGTCTTCGCGGCCAGCGCGCGGAAAGTCGATTGGCGCACCGTGCCAAACAGGTGGCAATGCAGCTCCACTTTCGGCATGGCGCGTACAAACTGTTCGATGCTCAGGGGGGAATTAGACATGAAGCTCGTTTCGTAGTGAAGTGGGTCAGACGAGAATGGCGGCCAGGCGGCGCATCAGGCGCTCGATGGCGGCCGGGCCATCGGCCAGCATCGCCACTTGCGTGTTGATGGGCGCGCGGCGCGGCACGCGGAATTCGCACACCGTCATGCCGCGCGTCAGTTCGCCCGTCAATTCGATGGCCACGTGGGCGCTCTGGAACTGGAACAGTTGCGGCGCTTCCAGGTACAGGGCCACCACCGGGTCGTACATGGGCATGGGTACGGAACCGTCGGCACTGCGGATGCGCACATACGCTTCCAGGTAGCCGGCCAGACGCTGCGCGCGCGGCGTGCCGATGGCGCGCAGGCGTGCCACTTCCGCGTTCGTCACCAGCAGCTGGCGGCACAGATTCAAGCCGAACATGCGCAGCGCAATGCCGGACTTGAACACCTGAGCAGCCGCTTCCGGGTCCGCATAGATATTGAATTCGGCCGCCGCCGTGTGGTTGCCCTGGTCGGTCGAGCCGCCCATCAGGATGATTTCGACGATTTTTTCGGCAATGTCGGGCGCC
Protein-coding sequences here:
- a CDS encoding adenosine deaminase family protein, which encodes MSNSPLSIEQFVRAMPKVELHCHLFGTVRQSTFRALAAKTGNVVSPEEIDAFYTRGDKPVGVLRVLRALDAHLIVSPTDLYCLAYEYLEDVHGHGVRYAEFFWNPTGTVRVSGIRYDAAQDAIVAAIRDAQRDFGVIGRLIPSIDREAAPAEAVQMVEWMKAHRAPEVIGIGIDYRENDRPPELFIEAYRAAREAGFKCTAHAGEFGMPWMNVATAIEQLQVDRVDHGYTIVDNPELAQRCVQRGLVFTVVPTNSYYLRTLAPERWALDHPIRAMAKLGLKLHPNTDDPTLHHVTPTGAWMMMREFGFGLDDMRGFMLNGLDTAWIAESTRRDWRVEFAREFDALRARVAE
- a CDS encoding CoA-acylating methylmalonate-semialdehyde dehydrogenase, with the translated sequence MTTQTTIPTVPLLINGEWVESQTTVWRDVVNPATQEVLARVPFATPDEVNAAIASAQRAFKTWRKTPIGARARIFLKLQQLIRENMADLAATLTMEQGKTLLDAEGDVFRGLEVVEHAANIGTLQMGEYAQNVAGGVDTYSVMQPLGVCAGITPFNFPAMIPLWMFPMAIACGNTFVLKPSEQDPLVTEKLVRLALQAGIPAGVLNVIHGGEDVVNALCDHPDIKAISFVGSSKVGTHVYQRASLNGKRAQCMMGAKNHAVVLPDANKEQTLNQLLGAGFGAAGQRCMAASVAVLVGAAREWLPELSAKAQTLTVGAGKDNPDLGPVISCAAKERVHSLVAKGIEQGAVLTLDGRDVKVDGYPNGNFVGPTILSGVKPGMVVYDQEIFGPVLIVVEVDTLDEAIALVNANPNGNGTALFTQSGAAARYFQEEIDVGQVGINVPIPVPVPLFSFTGSRGSKLGDLGPFGKQVVLFYTQTQTITQRWFTDAASVGKVNTTISLK
- a CDS encoding enoyl-CoA hydratase/isomerase family protein, coding for MAETTVAETLLETVKLEERDCPGGMKLGVITLDAPKSLHALTLDMIRAIDGALVRWAADDAIACVVLQSSTDKAFCAGGDVRSLRSAVVEQPGVVPNPQALAFFAEEYRLDHRIHTYAKPLLVWGGGIVMGGGLGLMAGASHRVVTESTRIAMPEITIGLFPDVGGSWFLGRMPGRSGLFLGLTGAPMNAADALFAGLGDYFLRQEERAMVLDALALAQWQASPLANHQQLSRLLRGFSAPTPMLPVSEVRANFDAIAALTQAPTLPEVVAAIAAYDGDSAWLQKAAHTLGKGAPSSAALVWAMRERTLHMSLAQVFQLELIVAVQCCAHADFSEGVRALLIDKDNAPQWQPASLADVSSAYLDEYFAAPWTQHPLADLPI
- a CDS encoding short-chain fatty acyl-CoA regulator family protein yields the protein MAKVFMGVRLQRLREERRMTQVALAKSLGISPSYLNQMERNQRPLTVPILLRIGTVLGVDPQIFSEHDSASLVADVRDVFGELPDAPPTSMAELKMLVENMPELARSILLLQRRYRVMAERADTLAARLDDGSRGASSAAPSTDEEVREYLNRRQNYIDELDRAAELVAGELDPQLRALDALQSRLLERHGIQVQLSDGDAGMVRKHRFDAQQHILWLPDTLTGGQRAFQMAAQISLLEHSELIDALVLAAGLSGAAAQTSARLAFSNYFAGALLMPYQRFLQAAETRAYDIERLAHQFGVGFEAVCHRLSTMQRPEAAGLPFFFVRVDRAGNVSKRQSATDFHFSRVGGTCPLWIVYDAFSHPGQVLTQVASMPDGCTYLWIARQVSTASPGFRAPGKTFAVALGCDISQAHRLIYSKGLDLHDPSSATPIGTGCKVCERQSCPQRAFPSLLAPPPASA
- a CDS encoding acyl-CoA dehydrogenase family protein, which encodes MDFELSDEQREFQQAARAFAEGELAPHAAHWDAESIFPVETIAKAGEMGFCGLYTPQRWGGLGLSRQDAAIVFEELAGGCTSTTAYITIHNMATWMLSRWGQETLCDEWVPALAAGQKLASYCLTEPQSGSDAASLRTKAVRDGDFYVLDGTKAFISGAGQTDMLIVMARTGGEGAAGISAFAVPANLPGIVYGKKEEKMGWNSQPTRIISFDQVKVPVGNLLGAEGEGFAIAMKGIDGGRINIAVCSVGTAQAALTRAQAYMKERTQFGRELAQFQALQFKLADMLTELVAARQMVRLAAWKLDQESPDATAYCAMAKRFATDVGFNVANDALQLHGGYGYIREYPLERHVRDTRVHQILEGTNEIMRLIVARAILKDGATETLR
- a CDS encoding nucleoside hydrolase, producing the protein MTQSLKKIWLDTDPGFDDWLTMLLLGSNPDIEWLGVSVVAGNAPVDITYDNALRIKAHDGLTVPIYRGCEQPLAGVIETAQRILGDSGMPTTGDILPPGAAVDAAGHAVDALIAAVRAHPGQITIMAIAPMTNIATALAKAPDIAEKIVEIILMGGSTDQGNHTAAAEFNIYADPEAAAQVFKSGIALRMFGLNLCRQLLVTNAEVARLRAIGTPRAQRLAGYLEAYVRIRSADGSVPMPMYDPVVALYLEAPQLFQFQSAHVAIELTGELTRGMTVCEFRVPRRAPINTQVAMLADGPAAIERLMRRLAAILV
- a CDS encoding enoyl-CoA hydratase, which produces MTKVYTNLLLERRGHTALVTLDNPPAHTWTLASLNALTQLVADLNADPDVYALVITGGGAKFFSAGADLKVFADGNKDTAFAMAAAFGEAFEALSAFRGVSIAAINGYAMGGGLECALACDIRIAEEHAQMALPEASVGLLPCAGGTQHLPWLVGEGWAKRMILCGERVDAAKALAIGLVEEVVPTGKAAATALALAAKVARQSPSSVTACKTLIQGARSHPLVNSLPDERTLFLGLFDTQDQKEGVQAFLEKRPAEWKNG